In the genome of Actinomycetota bacterium, the window TCTCGGCACGACGGCGACGGGACGGCGCAACGGATGGTCGGGACGATCGGCGATCTGGCCGGAACGAGTTGTATCCGGGCCCAGAAACCCGGACAACCAGCCATCCACACCCCCGCCCCATGACACCACCCCGCTCCGGACCGCAACCGCCGGGCCGATGCACCGCGAAGAACCAGGTGACAGGACAGCCGGCTGAAGGGAACGACGACGTGGCGGGTCGGAGCGTGCGGCTCGCGCGGGAGGTGGCCCGCGAGGTCGTGGGCCATGTGCGACGGCACGACCTGGTGTTCTATGCCGCCGGGCTGACCTTCTACGCGGGCATCGCGATCGTGCCGCTGCTGCTGGTGGCCTGGTGGGTCACCTCGCTGGTGCTCGGCGACGACCTGGTCCGGACCCTGACCCTCGCCCTGGCCGAGTACGCGCCGACGTCGCTCGGGTTTCAGGAGGGGGTGCAGGCCCTTGGCGAGGTCGGGCCGCGGCTGGGGATCGCCTCGTTCGCGGCCGCCCTGATCCCGGCGACCAGCTACGGGGACGGGCTGGTGCGGGCGCTGGACCGGATCGCCGAGCGGAACCGTCGGGCCAAGGGCCTGCGCGGGCGGCTGCTGGGGCTGGTGTTCGTGGCCGCGCTGCCGCCGGTGGTCATGGCCGAGCTGGGGGCGGTGGCGGTGCTGCCCGGCGCCCTCGGGTTCACCGGCCGCTTCAACCTGCTCAGCGTGGCCGTGGCCTTCGTGATCGGGTGGCTGTCGGCGACCCTGCTGGTGGGCGTCCTCTACCGGGCCTTCTCGCCGCGGCCGATCCAGGCCGGGCCGCTCGCCCTTGGGGCGGCCCTGACCGGGTCGTTCCTCTCCGGCATGTCGCTGACCTGGCTGTTCCTGCTCCGCTTCGGGGTCGACGTCGGCATCGCCTTCGGCGACTCCGACCTGCTCGGCACCGTGGTCGTGGCCGCCGTCTACCTGTACCTGGTCCAGGTGGTCCTGCTCGGCGGCTACGTCCTCAGCCTGGTCCTGGCCCGGTTCGCCGCCCGAGCCGGAACCAGGTCAGAAGATCTCGCCGCTGCCCTGCGGTAGCGGGCCTTCGGCGCGGGCCCAGCGGAGGAACTCCTCGAGGCCCTCGCCGATGTCCCTGGCGATGAACTCCGAGGCCAGCTCGTCGATGCGCTGGTCGGAGAAGCCCTCGGCGCCGAGCTCGGGCCGGGCCTGGTTGGCCAGCAGGCGCGCGCTCTCGACCTCCGAGGCCTCGGGCTCGGGGATGTGGTCGGGGGTCTCCGGGTCCTGCTTGTCGACGTCGGTCGCGCGCGCCGGCGGGTCGGGCTCGCGAGGCAGGTCGTCGTCGGGGTACTGGGTCGCCAAGGTCAGCTCACCTCCGGGGTGAACCTACCCGGCCTGGCCCGGATCGGCCAGCTCACCGGCTGGCGCGGGCCGGCTGGCGAGCAGGGTGGGCCCGCCGCCCCAGCACCCCACCATCTGGGCGGCGATGCCGGTGGCCCCGACCAGGTCGCCGCTGCCCGGACCCACCAGCCCGGCGAAGCGGGCGTCCCCACCCGGGTCGCGGCATCGGGTCGATGATGGGGCGTGGCCGTCACCGAGCGCGGAGGGAGCCGCCGATGCCGTCGACCCGCTATCCACGTCGTGGCGACAACGACGACTTCGGACGGGTCGTCTACTTCACCGACGCCGTGTTCGCGATCGCCATGACCCTGCTGGTGGTGGAGATCGGCGTGCCCGAGACGATCGCCGGGGACGCCGACGACCCCGGCGCCCTGCTGGACGCCTTCGCCGACAAGGGGCCGCTGGTCTTCGCGTTCTTCCTCGGCTGCTACGTGATCGGCTCCTACTGGGTGGCGCACCACCGCTTCATGTCGTGGCTGAGCGCGGTCGACCGGGGCTTCATCGCCCTGACCGTCGTCTACCTGTCGTTCGTGGCCCGGCTGCCCTTCCCGACCGGCGTGCTGGGCGAGTTCGGCGACAACCCGATCTCGGTGGTCGCCTTCGCCCTGAACATGGGGGCGGTCAGCACCATGGAAGCGGTGCTGTTCCGCCATGCCAGGCGTCGGCGGCTGTTCCGGCAGGAGTGGCCGGAGGACGTCTACCGCTGGGCCCTGCTGTCGTCGCTGTCGCCCGTGCTGATGTTCACGCTGTCCGTGCCGGTCGCCTTCGTCGACGCCCGGCTGGCGATCGTGATGTGGTTCCTGGCCATCCCCCTGGGGATGCTCCTGGACCGGCGCCGGCCGGCGGAGGCGGCCCGGTACGTCGCCTGAGGGTTAGGGCGCCGGTTCGATCGACGCCACCACCAGCGGCACGCCCTGCTGGCAGATGCTGAGCAGGTCGCGGTCGACCCGGCCGGTGACCGCGACCCGGGCGCCGGGCCGCAGCTTCGCCCGGTCGCCGCCGATGAGCAGGTAGGGCCCGCCCTTGGCCTCCAGGAGCAGGCAGTTGCCCTCGACCCCGGGGGTGACGGTGCCGGAGACGGTGACCTCGCCGGCGGGCGGGGCCGGGATCGTCCCGCTGGTGGGCGGGGCGGTCGTGGGCGGGGTTGTGGGCGCGGTGGTGGCGGGGCCCTGGCCGGCCCCGGCGCCGTCGTCCCCGGGGTCGGCGCAGGCGGCGGCCAGCAGCCCGGCCAGGAGCAGGCCGGCCAGCGCGCGCAGGAGCTTCGTGAAGAACATGCCGTTTGGACGCCCCAGGGGGCCGGGAGGTTCCCGGCGTCCGGGGCGACCCTCTACCCGGGGCCAGGCCGCTGGTCCGCGTGACGGCCGTCTGCATGGTCTCTCCATCGGCTGCGCGGGATCGCGGATGAACTCCGAAACGATAGGCTTTGACCATGAAGGACGTCGGCATCGTCGGGCTGCCCCAGAGCGGCAAGACAACCCTCTTCAACGCGCTGACCCGGGCCGGCGTGCCCGCCGGGGGGGCGGCGGGCAAGGCCAGCGTGGCCGCCGTGCCCGTGCCCGACCCCCGGGTGGACGTGCTGGGCGAGCTGGAGCGCTCCCGCAAGCGGGTCTACGTGCAGGCCCGGTTCGTGGACGTGGCCGGGCTGTCGGCCGGCGCCGGGGGCGGGCTGTCGGCCCAGGGACTGGGGGCGCTGCGCGAGGCCGACGCCCTGGCCATGGTGCTGGCCGCCTGGGACGGGGGCGGCCCCGACCCGGTCGAGGCGGCGGCCGAGCTGACCCTGGAGCTGACCGTGGCCGACCTGGAGTCGGTCGCCGGCGGGGCCGAGAAGGCGGCCAAGAAGGCCCGGGCCGGGGTCAAGGACGCCGCCCTGGAGGCGGAGGTCCTGGCCAGGGCCCGCGACCTGCTCGACCAGGGCACGCCCCTGCGGGCGGCCGACTG includes:
- a CDS encoding YihY/virulence factor BrkB family protein → MRLAREVAREVVGHVRRHDLVFYAAGLTFYAGIAIVPLLLVAWWVTSLVLGDDLVRTLTLALAEYAPTSLGFQEGVQALGEVGPRLGIASFAAALIPATSYGDGLVRALDRIAERNRRAKGLRGRLLGLVFVAALPPVVMAELGAVAVLPGALGFTGRFNLLSVAVAFVIGWLSATLLVGVLYRAFSPRPIQAGPLALGAALTGSFLSGMSLTWLFLLRFGVDVGIAFGDSDLLGTVVVAAVYLYLVQVVLLGGYVLSLVLARFAARAGTRSEDLAAALR
- a CDS encoding TMEM175 family protein — encoded protein: MPSTRYPRRGDNDDFGRVVYFTDAVFAIAMTLLVVEIGVPETIAGDADDPGALLDAFADKGPLVFAFFLGCYVIGSYWVAHHRFMSWLSAVDRGFIALTVVYLSFVARLPFPTGVLGEFGDNPISVVAFALNMGAVSTMEAVLFRHARRRRLFRQEWPEDVYRWALLSSLSPVLMFTLSVPVAFVDARLAIVMWFLAIPLGMLLDRRRPAEAARYVA